From the Terriglobales bacterium genome, one window contains:
- a CDS encoding lipase family protein, with protein MVSFDSEFAQVYALPLAKAAYVSTNPPDGFTSSQNAFNILADTSHPDYLTQLSKSSDQHKRMMQSMLAQRVKPLFEDAENVGQEILINAVPNPQPNLHFGWVCMDAAKQRLVVALRGTEYFHDWLDNLDLIPAPYAPIPGSGMVHQGFQLVYYAIRNNLRQIVQKVVQNQAQQLREIFITGHSLGGALAGLAAPDLVNDVAAKLSPTVYTFAEPNVGHSDFTDFYNSRVNVCYRVVNMWDLVPHLPPSQAGYDHEGTPLSIDSGFSLDVVRNHVIVTGYIPGVAALNQKSEAALPAMAGR; from the coding sequence ATGGTTTCCTTTGATAGCGAATTTGCCCAGGTCTATGCGTTGCCTCTGGCCAAAGCGGCATACGTCTCTACAAATCCTCCTGACGGCTTCACCAGCAGCCAAAATGCCTTCAACATTCTGGCGGATACAAGTCATCCCGATTACCTGACACAGCTTTCCAAATCCAGCGATCAACACAAAAGGATGATGCAAAGCATGTTGGCCCAGCGGGTCAAACCCCTGTTCGAGGACGCCGAAAACGTTGGCCAGGAGATCCTGATAAATGCTGTGCCCAATCCGCAACCAAACCTGCACTTTGGCTGGGTGTGCATGGATGCCGCCAAACAGAGACTCGTGGTTGCGTTGCGAGGCACAGAGTACTTCCACGATTGGCTGGATAACCTCGACCTTATTCCGGCGCCCTATGCTCCCATTCCTGGAAGCGGCATGGTGCATCAAGGGTTTCAGCTCGTCTATTACGCCATCCGCAACAACCTGCGGCAGATCGTGCAAAAGGTCGTGCAAAATCAAGCGCAGCAACTTAGAGAGATTTTTATCACAGGCCACAGCCTGGGCGGAGCCCTGGCTGGCCTGGCAGCCCCCGATCTTGTGAACGACGTTGCCGCCAAACTTTCGCCCACCGTCTACACCTTTGCCGAGCCTAACGTCGGACACAGTGATTTCACTGACTTCTATAACTCGCGCGTGAATGTTTGCTACCGGGTAGTGAATATGTGGGACCTGGTGCCGCATCTTCCACCCTCTCAGGCGGGATACGACCACGAAGGGACCCCGCTTTCCATTGACAGCGGATTCTCTCTCGACGTTGTCCGCAACCACGTTATCGTCACCGGATATATTCCTGGCGTTGCAGCTTTAAACCAAAAGAGCGAGGCCGCTCTTCCGGCCATGGCAGGAAGGTGA
- the larE gene encoding ATP-dependent sacrificial sulfur transferase LarE, which translates to MESLESKRLALEARLKSFEKVAVAYSGGVDSAFLAYAAYQALGNRMLAVIADSPSLARSQYDDALQFAREQGIPLRVIETAELESPEYARNDANRCFHCKDELFTVMERIRAAEGYAAVAYGKNTDDDGDFRPGQRAAELHHVVAPLAEAGLSKAEVRELARGAGLRLWDKPASACLASRIEYGRPVTREALQAVERAEDALRGLGFRQFRVRHHGEIARIEIAREEMSAVFSDGMADRIARAVKEAGFRFVALDLEGYRSGSMNALLPLGDVVARRS; encoded by the coding sequence ATGGAGTCTCTCGAGTCAAAGCGGCTTGCTCTCGAAGCGCGGCTCAAAAGTTTCGAAAAGGTGGCCGTGGCATATTCGGGCGGTGTGGATTCTGCCTTTCTTGCCTATGCCGCATACCAGGCGCTGGGAAACAGGATGTTGGCGGTGATCGCAGACTCGCCTTCACTGGCGCGCAGCCAGTATGACGATGCACTCCAGTTCGCGCGGGAGCAGGGAATCCCACTGCGTGTCATTGAAACTGCAGAGCTGGAAAGTCCCGAGTACGCGCGCAACGACGCCAATCGCTGCTTTCACTGCAAAGATGAATTGTTCACGGTGATGGAGCGCATTCGCGCCGCAGAGGGCTACGCTGCCGTGGCGTATGGCAAGAACACGGATGACGATGGAGACTTTCGTCCTGGTCAGCGTGCTGCTGAGCTGCATCATGTGGTTGCACCGCTGGCAGAAGCTGGGCTCAGCAAAGCAGAGGTCCGCGAGCTGGCGCGCGGTGCCGGCCTGAGACTTTGGGACAAACCCGCTTCGGCTTGCCTGGCTTCGCGTATTGAATACGGCCGGCCGGTAACGCGGGAAGCTCTACAGGCGGTCGAGAGGGCTGAAGACGCGCTGCGCGGGCTCGGTTTTCGCCAGTTCCGGGTTCGCCATCACGGCGAAATCGCGCGCATTGAAATAGCGCGTGAGGAGATGTCGGCTGTTTTTAGCGATGGTATGGCTGACCGCATTGCGCGTGCGGTCAAAGAGGCCGGCTTCCGCTTTGTGGCGCTCGATCTCGAAGGCTACCGCTCCGGTTCGATGAACGCGCTATTACCGCTGGGTGATGTGGTTGCGAGGCGAAGCTGA
- the larC gene encoding nickel pincer cofactor biosynthesis protein LarC, giving the protein MRVAYLDCFSGVSGDMMLGALLHAGVDLDLFRQTIAALGVDAQIKVETVNRSGISSTRVRVLTAEGEQDDAHVVLDEHSHSRSEDAHAHSHSHSNEHSHHGTKTEKGEKQRPHHDHQHAHEHGRSLKEIHELISRAPIDSATRAIALRAFRLLGEAEAKIHNIPVEQIHFHEVGAVDTIVDIVCAAAGCASLGVSRWVCSPLNVGGGTVKCAHGIFPVPAPATTELLKGAPVYSSGVQAELVTPTGAAILRALGVEFAAMPAMTIEHTGYGAGARDLPGLANVVRITVGEAVQKEQSADREVVTVIETAVDDLTPQLVGYVMEQALAAGALDVMVTPVLMKKNRPGHLLTVLCEREKANGLCNLLLRETTTLGVRLREERRQCLQRKFATVSTSWGEVRMKLAYLNGELTNCSPEFEDCRRIAERHKIPLKIVMQEVVRLYREEHAAAAD; this is encoded by the coding sequence ATGCGAGTTGCTTATCTCGACTGCTTTTCCGGAGTGAGTGGAGACATGATGCTGGGCGCGCTGCTCCACGCGGGAGTTGATCTCGATCTGTTTCGCCAAACCATAGCCGCACTCGGAGTCGATGCCCAAATCAAAGTCGAAACCGTGAACCGGAGCGGGATCAGCTCCACCCGGGTCCGCGTGCTGACCGCGGAGGGCGAGCAGGATGACGCCCACGTTGTTCTCGACGAGCATTCTCACAGCCGTAGCGAAGACGCTCACGCTCATTCTCACTCCCATAGCAACGAGCATTCCCATCATGGGACTAAGACTGAAAAGGGCGAGAAGCAACGCCCGCATCATGATCATCAGCACGCGCACGAGCACGGAAGATCGCTGAAGGAAATTCACGAGCTGATATCGCGTGCGCCAATTGACTCGGCTACGCGTGCGATTGCGCTGCGCGCGTTTCGTCTGCTGGGCGAAGCCGAGGCCAAAATCCATAATATTCCCGTGGAACAGATCCACTTCCATGAGGTCGGTGCGGTGGATACCATCGTGGATATCGTCTGCGCCGCGGCAGGATGCGCATCGCTTGGAGTCTCTCGTTGGGTATGTTCGCCGCTCAACGTTGGCGGCGGCACGGTGAAATGTGCGCATGGCATCTTTCCGGTCCCGGCTCCGGCGACCACGGAGTTGCTGAAAGGCGCACCTGTCTACAGCTCAGGAGTTCAGGCCGAGTTGGTGACGCCCACTGGAGCAGCCATACTTCGGGCGCTGGGCGTGGAATTTGCCGCCATGCCGGCGATGACGATTGAGCACACAGGATACGGCGCCGGAGCCCGCGATTTGCCCGGACTCGCCAACGTGGTGCGCATCACAGTTGGTGAAGCGGTGCAGAAAGAGCAGAGCGCTGATCGAGAAGTTGTTACTGTTATTGAGACCGCCGTTGACGATCTCACGCCGCAACTGGTCGGCTACGTAATGGAGCAGGCGCTGGCTGCCGGCGCGCTCGACGTCATGGTCACACCGGTCTTGATGAAGAAGAACCGGCCAGGACATCTTTTGACAGTGTTGTGCGAACGCGAGAAGGCCAACGGCCTATGCAATCTACTGCTGCGCGAGACCACAACCTTGGGGGTTCGTCTGCGCGAAGAGCGCCGGCAATGCCTGCAGCGCAAGTTTGCGACCGTGAGCACAAGCTGGGGAGAGGTTCGGATGAAGCTCGCCTACTTGAACGGCGAGTTGACCAACTGTTCTCCTGAATTCGAGGACTGCCGCCGCATTGCCGAACGGCACAAGATTCCATTGAAAATTGTGATGCAGGAGGTAGTTCGCCTCTACCGCGAGGAGCACGCCGCGGCCGCGGACTAA
- the larB gene encoding nickel pincer cofactor biosynthesis protein LarB, whose protein sequence is MKTLLEDIREQRISPDEGVERLRNLPFEDLGFAKLDHHRSLRHGMPEVIYAAGKTPAETAEIFARMAEHGGNVLATRCTPEHAHAVLGATPTAEYNERARTIALVQDAKEQGKGVVAILCAGTSDLPVAEEAAVTARVMGNRIELACDVGVAGLHRLIAQRNLLSTARIFIVCAGMEGALPSVVAGLVGAPVIAVPTSVGYGASFQGVTALLAMMNSCAPNVTVVNIDNGFGAAYFASMINRL, encoded by the coding sequence GTGAAGACCTTATTAGAAGATATCCGCGAACAGCGGATCTCTCCCGATGAGGGCGTTGAGCGCCTGCGCAATCTGCCCTTCGAAGACCTGGGCTTCGCCAAGCTCGATCATCACCGTTCGCTGCGGCACGGCATGCCCGAGGTGATCTACGCCGCCGGTAAGACCCCTGCGGAAACCGCCGAGATTTTTGCCCGCATGGCGGAACACGGAGGCAACGTGCTTGCGACCCGGTGCACACCGGAGCACGCCCATGCAGTACTTGGGGCTACACCAACCGCCGAATACAATGAGCGCGCCCGCACCATTGCATTGGTGCAGGATGCGAAGGAGCAGGGCAAGGGCGTGGTTGCGATTCTATGCGCCGGCACGAGCGATTTGCCGGTCGCCGAAGAGGCAGCGGTCACGGCGCGGGTGATGGGAAACCGCATTGAATTGGCCTGTGATGTTGGTGTTGCTGGGTTGCATCGGCTGATTGCTCAGCGCAATCTGCTCTCAACGGCGCGTATCTTTATTGTTTGTGCAGGGATGGAAGGAGCGCTGCCCAGCGTGGTTGCGGGCCTGGTTGGTGCGCCTGTGATTGCGGTGCCTACCAGCGTCGGCTACGGCGCTTCGTTTCAGGGGGTCACCGCCCTGCTTGCTATGATGAACTCCTGCGCCCCCAACGTTACGGTGGTTAATATTGATAACGGTTTTGGCGCTGCTTATTTCGCTTCCATGATCAACCGCTTATGA
- a CDS encoding tagaturonate epimerase family protein, translating into MASLSTSPSGTLVPSAQPFLRLEHYTFGVGDRFAHQAKAQLRAFTLAAKDGVEIIPVWNKSNREHMIVGSKPGSVRVAAEVAIRDLGWKKPFHVDADHITQETVDGFLESSDYYTIDVAAAIGKPAADERVSAFLDRHPELFQRIDLPGQGPLTISRADASQTARKYLFAAQEAGRIYRHIANAKEKGSFVTEVSMDETDNPQTPGELLVILAALADEGIPLQTIAPKFTGRFNKGVDYVGNLAQFETEFCSDLAVIAHVVKTYGLPAELKLSVHSGSDKFSIYPAICRALRDTGAGVHVKTAGTTWLEELIGLAEAGGDGLALAKEIYAEAYAHREELSAPYAAVIDIDVAKLPSPEQVKKWSPEQYVNALRHDQKCKEFNPSLRQLLHVGYKIAAKMGNRYLDMLETCEESISRNVTTNLYERHVRPIFLGK; encoded by the coding sequence ATGGCGTCACTCAGTACGTCTCCATCGGGCACGTTAGTGCCCTCCGCTCAACCGTTTCTTCGCTTGGAGCACTACACCTTCGGTGTAGGAGACCGCTTTGCCCATCAGGCGAAAGCTCAATTGCGTGCCTTCACACTCGCCGCGAAGGATGGCGTAGAGATCATTCCAGTGTGGAACAAATCGAACCGCGAGCACATGATCGTTGGCTCGAAGCCCGGTAGCGTGCGCGTGGCCGCCGAAGTTGCCATCCGCGATCTGGGCTGGAAGAAGCCCTTCCACGTGGATGCCGATCACATCACCCAGGAAACCGTAGACGGTTTTCTGGAATCCAGCGACTATTACACGATTGATGTTGCTGCCGCCATCGGCAAGCCTGCAGCCGACGAGAGGGTGAGCGCATTTCTTGACCGGCACCCTGAGCTCTTTCAGCGGATTGACCTGCCTGGCCAGGGTCCGTTGACGATATCGCGCGCTGACGCCTCGCAGACCGCACGAAAATACTTGTTTGCAGCGCAAGAGGCGGGCCGCATCTACCGTCATATCGCGAATGCTAAAGAGAAGGGTAGTTTCGTCACCGAGGTCTCGATGGATGAGACCGACAACCCGCAGACGCCGGGCGAGTTGCTGGTAATCCTGGCTGCGCTGGCTGATGAAGGCATTCCGCTACAGACCATTGCGCCGAAGTTTACCGGTAGGTTCAACAAGGGCGTGGATTACGTGGGCAACCTGGCCCAATTTGAAACCGAGTTTTGCAGCGACCTCGCAGTCATTGCTCACGTGGTCAAGACCTATGGCTTGCCTGCCGAACTCAAGCTCAGCGTACATTCAGGGAGCGATAAATTCTCGATCTATCCGGCCATCTGCCGGGCGCTGCGCGACACCGGCGCCGGAGTCCACGTAAAGACCGCGGGCACCACCTGGCTCGAGGAGCTGATCGGGCTGGCAGAAGCCGGAGGCGACGGCCTGGCGTTGGCGAAAGAAATCTATGCGGAAGCCTACGCGCATCGTGAAGAGCTCTCAGCACCCTATGCCGCGGTGATTGATATTGATGTTGCCAAGCTGCCCTCACCCGAGCAGGTCAAGAAATGGTCGCCGGAGCAATACGTAAACGCATTGCGCCACGACCAGAAGTGCAAAGAATTCAATCCCAGCTTGCGGCAACTGCTGCACGTGGGGTACAAGATCGCCGCCAAGATGGGCAACCGATATTTGGACATGCTGGAGACTTGCGAAGAGTCCATCTCGCGCAATGTCACCACCAATCTTTACGAACGGCACGTCAGGCCGATCTTCCTGGGTAAGTAG